A segment of the Chloroflexota bacterium genome:
AAACAGTCTACGAATAGTTACCGGATAGGAGGCTGTCGAGATGTCTTTATCTCAAGTGATTCTATGCCTCGTTGGCATTCTATTGGCGATCAATTTCAACTTCGCGACTGTCTATACCCTGATGAAAATTTTCCGAGGCACTCCGCGGTACATCTGGGTTTACCTCGGCATTATTGCGGTGATAGCGCTCACAGCACCCCAGGCTTATAGCGCTGTGGGAGCCGCCAAACTACCGTTACTGAGTGAAGCGGGGTTGGCGGTATTCGCCGACGCTCTGTTTCAGAGAGTGCTCTCCTTACTCCCCAGGCTGGCAGCCGTGACCGCCGCTTTTGCCGTGGATGTAGTGCTCCTACAGGGTGTGCTCGCCATCATTCACCGTAGCCCAACCTTGCACAAATTCTTTTTCGGCACGCGTGGCGACAGCATTTACAAGCGCCTTAACATCCACTTGACGCTGATTTTTTCCTGCCTGATCGCCGTCTACCCGGTATTGCGTATCTTCACTATTTCCCTGCGGCCGGGAGATCGACTTCTCTCCACTGATCTTGCGATTATCCCTAAAGATGCCACATTGGACAGTTACCGCGAAGTGCTCTTCGGTAATCCAGAAAAGCGACGGGCTTCCGATTTCTTCCTCTGGTTATGGAACAGCCTGGCTATCACGGTGACCACGGCCATCATCGGCGTGATACTTTCGGCGACGGCCGGATATGCATTCTCACGGTTTAGGTTCCCAGGTCGCGCACCTGGGCTTATTTTCCTGCTCACCACGCAGATGATACCGGCAGGCATGCTACTGTTACCACTATACATCATGCTCACAAGACTGAACCTTATCAATACCTATCTGGGATTGGTCATTGCCTACTCCGTGACCGCAGTACCCTTCAGCATTTGGATCCTGAAAGGTTACTACGACACGATTCCAATTGACCTGGAGGAGGCGGCACGTGTTGATGGTTGCAATGTACTGGGGGCATTCTATCGTATTATATTGCCGCTCTCCACGCCCGCCTTAGCGATCGTATTCCTGTTTAACTTTATGAGTTCTTGGAGCGAGTACATGGTAGCCCGCGTGGTGTTGCAAAAGGGCCCTATGTACACTTGGCCTTTGGGGCTGTGGACTTACGCTGGGCAGTACACTTTAGCCGCCGGCCGTTTCGCTGCCGCTTCCATATTAGTGGCAGTCCCAGCCATGGCCCTATTCTTATACTCATCCAAGTGGCTCATCACTGGTCTAACACTAGGCAGCGTGAAGGGTTGAAATCTGCACAAACAAGAGGCAATTTCCTAGATGAGTTGGCTGAAAGTGCGTCACTGAGTGAGGGCATAAGAGAACCCGGTCGTTCTCTTATGCCCTTCGTTTTGAGCAGGTAATCGCTAAGAAGGAGATGCAAATGTCCCACAAAGCCAGTTGGCTGCGCGGTGTATTCCCTGCGCTGGTCACCCCATTCACCAAAGAGGACGAGAGAATTGATGAGGAGGCGTTGCGCAACCTAGTGCGCCATGTTCTGCCTCACGTGGATGGCCTGGTTCCAGCGGGTACGACGGGCGAGTTCGTCTATCTGTCACCCGAGGAACATCGCCGTGTAGTAGAGATCGTGATAGACGAAGCGGCCGGGCGCGTGCCTGTCATCGCTGGCACAGGTGCCGCCTCCACTCGCCAGGCTATCACATTGGCGCAGATGGCGCAAGAGGTAGGGGCCAAGGCATGCCTGGTCGTCGCTCCTTATTTCCTGCACCCTTCTGACAAGGGCATCTATCAACACTTCTACGAGGTGGCGAAGGCGGTGGATTTGCCCCTCATATTGTATAACATACCCCAGACGGTAGATGCCTACCTGCCTCGTGAAGTTATCGAAGATCTAGCCGATATCCCCAACATCATTGGCCTAAAGGACTCCTCTGGCAATCTCACCTACACGATGGAGGTGCTGGAGATGACCAACGGGCGCATTGATGTCTTGATCGGTCACGATGAGGTAGTGTTGCCCGCGTTAGCGGGTGGTTGCTCGGGGATGATCCTCGCCAGCGCGCAAGTATACCCGGAGATATGGCAAGAGATTTACGCAGCCGTGCAGAGGGGCGACCTGGAAACAGCAAGTGAGCGACAGAGAAGTGTGCAGAAACTATCACGAATTTTCTGCCGCTATGGAGGTGGGGTCGCAGTGAAAGCCGCGCTAAACATGATGGGCGTCAAAGTAGGCGTGGCGCGGAGGCCACTGCGGGAGGGCGGCGTGCTTATCAACGAGGTGAAGGGCGAAATCCTGTTAGAACTAGAAAAACTGGGCAAGGTAACGCCCAAAGAGATTGTTTTTAAACCACCATCCGGTCCACTGGATGAACGGTTCACAGAACTGGGTCTCTCAGCGGCAACGCTCAAAGAAGCAAGGGCGCACGTAGCCACCGCGCGGGCAGGAGAGGGCGTCGAAGGCGTGCAATTAGATTTGGTCGCTGGACCAGTGAATGGCCCGGTGGGTGAGGCGTATGCCCTGCAACTCACCTACCCCCGTCATCGCTATGAGGCGCTGACCACCATCTTGGAGCCCAATTTGACCATCCGCCCAGCGACCCTCGTCGTGCCCACCACCGAACTAAAGAATCTGCGCCAGGCCAATATGGTTTACGGGCCCACCCAGGCTGCCATTGCTCGTGCCATCGCTGACGCCTTAGAAAGAGACATCATCCCCGAGAGCGCCATGACTGATACCGTGATGATGGTTTTGACAAGCATTCACCCCCAAGCATTGGATCGGCATACGCTTTACCAAAACGTATACCGTGCGATGAACGAGGCAATTGATAAAGCATTTACAGGAAGGTGAGGTCGAAAATGGAACGCAAATGCAATGTCGAGAAGAACGCTGCCCGTTGCACCTGCACTTATGAACCATGCAGCCGCAAGGGCATCTGTTGTGAGTGCATTTCCTATCACCAAAGCATGGGTGAGTTGCCCGGTTGTCTCTTTCCACCAGAGGCTGAGCGCACTTATGACCGCTCGATCGCCCACTTTATCCGCGTGATGCAGGGGAGAAGATAATGTCAGGGAAGCCAGATTGGTTTAAGGGTATTTTCCCGGCATTGGTTACACCTTTTACTGCTGCCGGGGAGTTAGATGAAGGGGCATTGCGCCGGCTTATTCGCTATGTCTTGCCCCATGTAAATGGTTTGGTACCAGCCGGAACAACAGGCGAGTTTGTTTACCTGACCGTCGAAGAACGGCTGCGCGTCATCCAAATCACAGTGGAGGAAGCAGGTAACAAGGTACCAGTAGTAGCAGGGACCGGGGCCACGACGACGGCTGAGACCGTTGCGCTCACGGCCGCGGCGAAGGAAATGGGCGCTACGGCAGCGCTGGTGGTCGCTCCCTACTACCTCAAACCCTCTTTCAACGAAATCTACGAGCATTATGAAGCGGTCAGCAAAGTGGGTCTGCCCATTATCCTCTACAATATCCCGCAATGTGCAGGGACACATTTTCGCTGGTGGACGGCGGAAGGCATGG
Coding sequences within it:
- a CDS encoding sugar ABC transporter permease, with protein sequence MKIFRGTPRYIWVYLGIIAVIALTAPQAYSAVGAAKLPLLSEAGLAVFADALFQRVLSLLPRLAAVTAAFAVDVVLLQGVLAIIHRSPTLHKFFFGTRGDSIYKRLNIHLTLIFSCLIAVYPVLRIFTISLRPGDRLLSTDLAIIPKDATLDSYREVLFGNPEKRRASDFFLWLWNSLAITVTTAIIGVILSATAGYAFSRFRFPGRAPGLIFLLTTQMIPAGMLLLPLYIMLTRLNLINTYLGLVIAYSVTAVPFSIWILKGYYDTIPIDLEEAARVDGCNVLGAFYRIILPLSTPALAIVFLFNFMSSWSEYMVARVVLQKGPMYTWPLGLWTYAGQYTLAAGRFAAASILVAVPAMALFLYSSKWLITGLTLGSVKG
- the dapA gene encoding 4-hydroxy-tetrahydrodipicolinate synthase — translated: MSHKASWLRGVFPALVTPFTKEDERIDEEALRNLVRHVLPHVDGLVPAGTTGEFVYLSPEEHRRVVEIVIDEAAGRVPVIAGTGAASTRQAITLAQMAQEVGAKACLVVAPYFLHPSDKGIYQHFYEVAKAVDLPLILYNIPQTVDAYLPREVIEDLADIPNIIGLKDSSGNLTYTMEVLEMTNGRIDVLIGHDEVVLPALAGGCSGMILASAQVYPEIWQEIYAAVQRGDLETASERQRSVQKLSRIFCRYGGGVAVKAALNMMGVKVGVARRPLREGGVLINEVKGEILLELEKLGKVTPKEIVFKPPSGPLDERFTELGLSAATLKEARAHVATARAGEGVEGVQLDLVAGPVNGPVGEAYALQLTYPRHRYEALTTILEPNLTIRPATLVVPTTELKNLRQANMVYGPTQAAIARAIADALERDIIPESAMTDTVMMVLTSIHPQALDRHTLYQNVYRAMNEAIDKAFTGR